In the genome of Flavobacterium panacagri, one region contains:
- a CDS encoding pectinesterase family protein, which produces MKYILSLLLMTTLSLSAQTLDNKLALTVAQDGSGDFKTIQEAISNVKDNSEKRVVITIKPGKYVEKLEIPASKSFITLKGTDRNKTIISFDDYSGKLLREPDPSGKTTFGTGTSYSFVIRGNDCTLENLTVENTAGRVGQAVALHIKSDRVIVKNCNLLGNQDTLYLSEEKTRIYFENCLINGTTDFIFGAATAYFYKCTIESLVNSYITAASTPQGQAYGFVFIDCKLTAKDKSVDKVFLGRPWRPYAQTVFINTDLGSHIIPEGWNAWIDTRFPDKDKTAYYAEFGSKGASAKKISQRVSWSHQLKKEEVQKYKVDLVFNGWNPGK; this is translated from the coding sequence ATGAAATATATTTTAAGCTTACTTTTAATGACAACACTTTCTCTATCAGCCCAGACGCTTGATAATAAGTTAGCATTAACCGTTGCGCAAGATGGTTCAGGAGATTTCAAAACTATTCAAGAAGCGATAAGTAATGTGAAAGACAATTCAGAAAAGCGAGTTGTTATCACTATAAAGCCAGGAAAGTATGTAGAGAAATTAGAAATTCCCGCTTCAAAATCCTTTATTACTTTGAAAGGAACAGATCGAAATAAAACTATTATTTCATTTGATGATTATTCTGGAAAGCTGCTTCGTGAACCAGATCCATCGGGAAAAACTACTTTCGGAACAGGAACTTCTTATTCCTTTGTAATTAGAGGAAATGACTGTACATTGGAAAATCTTACTGTTGAAAATACTGCAGGAAGAGTAGGACAGGCAGTAGCTTTACATATTAAAAGCGATAGAGTTATAGTAAAAAATTGTAATCTTTTAGGAAACCAGGATACACTTTATTTATCTGAAGAAAAAACTCGCATCTATTTTGAAAACTGTCTGATCAATGGTACAACCGATTTTATTTTTGGAGCTGCAACTGCTTATTTTTATAAATGTACTATTGAAAGTTTGGTCAACTCTTATATAACCGCTGCTTCGACTCCACAAGGGCAGGCTTATGGTTTTGTTTTTATTGATTGTAAGCTTACGGCAAAAGACAAATCGGTTGATAAAGTTTTTCTAGGAAGACCTTGGAGACCTTATGCGCAAACCGTTTTTATCAATACAGATTTAGGTTCACATATTATTCCCGAAGGCTGGAATGCCTGGATTGATACTCGATTTCCTGATAAAGATAAGACGGCTTATTATGCTGAATTCGGAAGTAAAGGAGCAAGTGCAAAAAAAATTTCACAGCGAGTATCTTGGTCACATCAGCTAAAAAAAGAAGAGGTACAGAAATATAAGGTAGATTTAGTTTTTAATGGATGGAATCCAGGTAAATAA
- a CDS encoding DUF5703 domain-containing protein, producing MRNKLLIILFLTTLCLKAQIPALHNYNQIWTTQSNNSSESMPLGGGDIGMNVWVEKGDLYFYFSRSGTFDEHNTLLKLGRVKVTLTPNPFVGKEGFHQELKLKDGYVLVGQNETKIKLWVDVFKPIIHVDLESKNPLKMTASYESWRYQNRYPKGKENNANSYKWAPQGELITYKDSISFENNGIKFYHRNRENTVFDVAVKQQKMESVKDQMLNPIANLTFGGFMKGDNLKPDGTYLGKYQSTDFKGFNLSSIKPSKKWSLEIYLNTNQSDFSTWDNGLKSLVSANKSTAKQAEKNTQKWWNTFWNRSFIFTQKNQSIEKDSVYQIGQNYQLFRYMLGCNAYGKYPTKFNGGLFTVDPVHTNKDLDFTPDFRNWGGGTMTAQNQRLVYFPMVKSGDFDMMKSQLDYYISLQKNAELRSKVYWNHNGASFTEQLENFGLPNPAEYEWKRPADYDPGMEYNAWLEYEWDTVFEFCQMMLQQKEYAGKDIQKYNQFIISCLRFFDEHYQYLAKQRGRKALDGNGKLILFPGSGAETYKMANNANSTISALQVITESLLNLSGNQLSKEDSEYLKTFQTRIPPLNFGQIENHKVLLPAKTWERVNNSEVPQLYPVYPWGIYGIGKPDLETALNTWKYDLDALKFRSHVGWKQDNIFSACLGLTEEAMKYNTLKMANSDRRFPAFWGPGFDWVPDHNWGGSGMIGMQEMLLQETDGKIYLFPAWPKEWNVHFKLHAKQNTTIEAELLNGELKVLKVIPEERKKDIINLLGKSEAEKKKLN from the coding sequence ATGAGAAATAAATTACTGATAATACTTTTCCTTACCACGCTTTGCCTTAAAGCGCAAATACCTGCGCTCCATAATTATAATCAAATCTGGACAACGCAAAGCAATAATTCATCAGAGTCTATGCCTTTGGGTGGCGGTGATATTGGTATGAATGTTTGGGTAGAGAAAGGCGATTTGTATTTCTATTTTTCACGAAGCGGCACTTTTGATGAGCATAATACTTTATTGAAATTAGGTCGTGTAAAAGTGACTTTAACTCCTAATCCATTCGTAGGAAAAGAAGGTTTTCATCAGGAATTAAAACTAAAAGATGGATATGTTTTAGTTGGGCAGAATGAAACTAAAATCAAACTTTGGGTAGATGTTTTTAAACCGATTATTCATGTTGATTTAGAAAGTAAGAACCCATTAAAAATGACAGCTTCTTACGAAAGCTGGCGTTATCAAAATCGTTATCCAAAAGGAAAAGAAAATAATGCCAATTCTTATAAATGGGCTCCTCAGGGAGAACTTATTACGTATAAAGATTCTATTTCTTTTGAAAATAACGGAATCAAATTTTATCATAGAAACAGAGAAAATACTGTTTTTGACGTAGCGGTAAAACAACAAAAAATGGAATCGGTAAAAGATCAAATGTTGAACCCGATTGCGAATTTGACTTTCGGTGGATTCATGAAAGGTGATAACTTAAAACCAGACGGAACATATCTTGGAAAATACCAATCTACCGATTTTAAAGGCTTTAATTTATCAAGTATAAAACCTTCCAAAAAATGGTCTTTAGAAATTTATTTAAACACCAATCAATCTGATTTTTCTACTTGGGATAACGGATTGAAAAGTTTGGTTTCTGCAAATAAAAGTACAGCTAAACAAGCCGAAAAAAACACTCAAAAATGGTGGAATACTTTCTGGAACCGCAGTTTTATTTTTACACAAAAAAATCAATCGATTGAGAAAGATTCAGTCTATCAAATTGGACAGAATTATCAGTTGTTTCGATATATGCTGGGTTGCAATGCGTATGGAAAATATCCAACGAAATTCAACGGCGGACTTTTTACAGTTGATCCTGTTCACACCAATAAAGATCTGGATTTTACACCCGATTTCAGAAATTGGGGTGGCGGAACAATGACAGCTCAAAACCAACGATTGGTTTATTTTCCGATGGTAAAAAGCGGTGATTTTGATATGATGAAATCACAATTGGATTATTACATCAGTCTTCAAAAAAATGCTGAATTGCGTTCAAAAGTGTATTGGAATCACAACGGAGCATCATTCACCGAACAATTAGAAAATTTTGGACTTCCAAATCCAGCAGAATACGAATGGAAACGTCCCGCAGACTACGATCCAGGAATGGAATACAATGCATGGCTGGAATACGAATGGGATACGGTTTTTGAATTCTGCCAAATGATGTTGCAGCAAAAGGAATATGCGGGAAAAGACATTCAGAAATACAATCAATTTATTATAAGCTGTCTTCGGTTTTTTGATGAACATTATCAATATTTAGCCAAACAAAGAGGCAGAAAAGCTTTGGATGGAAACGGAAAATTAATTCTTTTTCCGGGTTCAGGAGCAGAAACTTATAAAATGGCAAATAATGCCAATAGTACAATTTCGGCTTTACAGGTAATTACAGAAAGTCTTTTAAACCTTTCGGGAAATCAATTGTCCAAAGAAGATTCAGAATATTTAAAAACTTTCCAAACTAGAATTCCGCCTTTGAATTTTGGACAGATTGAAAATCATAAAGTGTTGCTTCCTGCTAAAACTTGGGAAAGGGTTAATAATTCGGAAGTTCCGCAATTGTATCCTGTTTATCCGTGGGGAATTTACGGCATTGGAAAACCTGATTTAGAAACCGCTTTAAATACATGGAAATACGATTTAGATGCTTTAAAATTCAGAAGCCACGTAGGATGGAAGCAAGATAATATTTTCTCGGCGTGTTTGGGTTTGACGGAAGAAGCGATGAAATACAATACACTAAAAATGGCGAATTCGGATAGACGTTTTCCAGCTTTCTGGGGACCAGGATTTGACTGGGTGCCAGATCATAATTGGGGCGGATCGGGGATGATTGGCATGCAGGAAATGCTTTTGCAGGAAACAGACGGAAAGATTTATCTTTTTCCAGCCTGGCCAAAAGAATGGAACGTTCATTTTAAATTACATGCCAAACAAAATACTACAATTGAAGCCGAACTCTTAAATGGAGAATTGAAGGTTTTAAAAGTAATTCCGGAAGAACGAAAAAAAGACATTATAAATCTGTTAGGGAAATCTGAGGCAGAAAAAAAGAAATTAAATTAA
- a CDS encoding aceric acid hydrolase, which produces MKKNIIISSLFLSTVIFAQNKGLVANSESPYSKLQSVGLQDVKWTNGFWKEQFDVETNNTLPYMWDLYHNDEISHAYKNFEIAAGLSKGAFKGPSFHDGDFYKIFEGMAATYAVTKDKKLDAEMDKAIALFAKVQRKDGYIHTPVLIDERWGTLGPEEVKKQLGFEKYNMGHLMTAACIHYRATGKTNFLNIAKGVADFLYDFYKKASPELARNAICPSHYMGIVEMYRTVKDPKYLELANNLIDIRGTTNDGTDDNQDRIPFRQQTTAMGHAVRANYLYAGIADLYAETGEKKLLDNLESIWDDVTYSKMYITGGCGSLYDGVSPDGTSYDPTVVQKIHQAYGRPFQLPNATAHTETCANIGNVLWNWRMLQITGDAKYADVVELALYNSVLSGMDLEGEKFLYNNPLNVSNDLPFHQRWGNEREGYIALSNCCAPNVTRTIAEVGNYAYSLSKEGLFVNLYGSNSLNTKTINGEALQIEQQTNYPWDGKITLKIVKAPKEDYAFLLRIPGWGSGAKVFVNNSQIIGKIFSGTYFELNQKWKKGDVIELNLPMPVELMEANPLVEEVKNQVAVKRGPLVYCLESDQLPAKISVNDVALNVKSKFTTNHFTLNNRNLVSIDAEAVINSNNSWEKILYKPLSSKNENTVQVKLIPYFAWGNKGKGEMTVWMSH; this is translated from the coding sequence ATGAAAAAGAATATCATCATATCATCCTTATTTCTTTCAACCGTAATCTTTGCCCAGAACAAAGGTTTGGTTGCGAATTCAGAAAGTCCGTATTCCAAATTACAAAGCGTAGGTTTACAAGACGTAAAATGGACAAATGGTTTTTGGAAAGAACAATTTGATGTAGAAACCAATAATACCTTGCCGTACATGTGGGATTTGTATCATAACGATGAGATTTCGCATGCTTACAAAAACTTCGAAATAGCTGCAGGATTAAGCAAAGGAGCTTTTAAAGGACCTTCATTTCATGATGGTGATTTCTACAAGATTTTTGAAGGAATGGCGGCAACATATGCCGTTACAAAAGATAAAAAACTCGATGCAGAAATGGATAAGGCCATTGCGCTTTTCGCTAAAGTACAGCGCAAAGATGGTTATATTCATACGCCAGTTTTAATTGACGAACGCTGGGGAACTTTAGGCCCAGAGGAAGTTAAAAAACAGTTGGGTTTCGAAAAATATAATATGGGGCATTTAATGACTGCAGCCTGTATTCATTATCGTGCCACGGGAAAAACAAATTTCTTAAATATAGCAAAAGGTGTTGCCGATTTCTTGTATGATTTCTACAAAAAAGCATCGCCAGAATTGGCCAGAAATGCAATTTGTCCATCACATTATATGGGAATTGTCGAAATGTATAGAACTGTAAAAGACCCGAAATATTTAGAATTAGCCAATAATCTAATCGATATCAGAGGAACTACAAATGATGGAACTGATGATAATCAGGATCGAATTCCTTTTAGACAGCAGACTACTGCAATGGGACATGCCGTAAGAGCGAATTATTTATACGCTGGAATAGCTGATTTATATGCTGAAACTGGAGAAAAGAAATTACTAGATAATCTAGAATCGATTTGGGATGACGTAACCTATAGTAAAATGTACATTACAGGAGGTTGTGGTTCTTTGTATGATGGAGTTTCGCCAGATGGAACTTCTTATGACCCAACGGTGGTTCAGAAAATCCATCAAGCGTATGGAAGACCTTTTCAATTACCAAATGCAACGGCTCATACCGAAACCTGTGCCAATATTGGAAATGTTTTATGGAACTGGAGAATGCTTCAAATTACGGGAGATGCCAAATATGCTGATGTTGTAGAGCTGGCACTTTATAATAGCGTACTTTCAGGGATGGATTTGGAAGGAGAAAAATTCTTGTATAATAATCCTCTGAACGTTTCAAATGATTTACCATTTCATCAAAGATGGGGAAATGAGCGTGAAGGTTATATTGCATTATCCAACTGTTGTGCGCCAAACGTAACCAGAACTATTGCTGAAGTTGGAAATTATGCTTACAGTCTTTCCAAAGAAGGTTTGTTTGTTAATTTATACGGAAGTAATTCTTTGAATACTAAAACAATTAATGGAGAAGCGTTGCAAATTGAACAGCAGACGAATTATCCTTGGGATGGAAAAATAACCTTGAAAATTGTAAAAGCTCCAAAAGAGGATTATGCTTTTCTTTTGAGAATTCCAGGATGGGGTTCAGGCGCAAAAGTTTTTGTAAACAACTCACAGATTATTGGTAAAATCTTTTCGGGCACTTATTTCGAGTTGAATCAAAAATGGAAAAAAGGAGATGTTATCGAATTGAACTTGCCAATGCCAGTTGAATTAATGGAAGCCAATCCGTTAGTGGAAGAAGTTAAAAATCAGGTTGCTGTAAAAAGAGGCCCTTTGGTATATTGTTTAGAATCTGATCAACTACCTGCCAAAATTAGTGTGAATGATGTGGCTTTAAATGTAAAATCGAAATTTACAACAAACCATTTTACTTTAAATAATAGAAATTTAGTCAGCATCGATGCTGAAGCTGTAATAAATTCTAATAATTCATGGGAGAAAATCTTATACAAACCGCTTTCTTCTAAAAATGAAAATACTGTACAAGTAAAATTGATTCCGTATTTTGCATGGGGAAATAAAGGAAAAGGAGAAATGACGGTTTGGATGTCGCATTAG
- a CDS encoding sialate O-acetylesterase: MKRSIIVLVAILVSFQINAKIKLPALFTDNMMLQQKSNAPIWGWAEKNANIVIKTSWDSKTYKVKADASGKWKTELKTVSFGGPYTIEVSEGNEKVTIKNVLLGEVWLCSGQSNMEMPLKGFQGQPVKNGNEIIVRSTNKNIRLITIPRATVLEPLQDFEGKWEEASPKSTSKFSATAWYFGSLLQEVLNVPVGLIHVSYGGSSMEAWMNKEMLKDFASAKIPTTKEELAKDPNRVPTTLFNGMLSPVIGYGIKGCIWYQGESNYERASEYTALMKKMVSSWRTLWNQGDFPFYFAQIAPFNYASFHPKDYQEKYNSAYLREAQFKASKEIPNSAMAVLMDVGEENSIHPMDKEKGGNRLAFQALARTYGIEGFEYESPKYKSMEIKDGAVTVSFDDVNNGITSYDKEVTGFEIAGEDKVFYPAKTAVRRKSVVLTSDKVKNPVAVRYLWKDFAKAELFSGGGLPVSSFRTDEW; the protein is encoded by the coding sequence ATGAAAAGATCAATTATTGTACTAGTAGCGATTTTAGTTAGTTTTCAAATCAATGCAAAAATCAAGCTCCCAGCATTGTTTACTGATAACATGATGTTACAGCAAAAATCAAACGCACCAATTTGGGGCTGGGCAGAAAAGAACGCCAACATTGTAATCAAAACTTCGTGGGATTCTAAAACTTATAAAGTAAAAGCAGACGCTTCAGGTAAATGGAAAACAGAATTAAAAACGGTTTCCTTTGGTGGACCATACACAATTGAAGTTTCAGAAGGAAACGAAAAAGTAACCATCAAAAATGTTTTATTGGGAGAAGTTTGGCTTTGTTCAGGACAGTCAAATATGGAAATGCCTTTGAAAGGATTTCAAGGACAGCCAGTAAAAAACGGAAATGAAATTATTGTAAGATCGACCAATAAAAATATTCGTTTAATTACGATTCCAAGAGCAACGGTTTTAGAACCTTTGCAAGATTTCGAAGGGAAATGGGAAGAAGCTTCTCCAAAATCAACATCCAAATTTAGTGCAACAGCTTGGTATTTTGGATCGCTTTTGCAAGAAGTTTTAAACGTTCCTGTGGGATTAATTCATGTATCGTATGGGGGTTCGAGCATGGAAGCTTGGATGAACAAAGAAATGCTGAAAGATTTTGCCAGCGCTAAAATTCCGACGACGAAAGAAGAATTGGCAAAAGATCCAAATCGTGTGCCAACAACTTTATTTAACGGAATGCTATCGCCTGTAATTGGTTACGGAATTAAAGGCTGTATCTGGTATCAAGGGGAATCGAATTACGAAAGAGCTTCTGAATATACTGCTTTAATGAAGAAAATGGTCAGCAGTTGGAGAACGTTGTGGAATCAGGGAGATTTTCCTTTTTACTTCGCTCAGATTGCACCGTTTAATTATGCTTCATTTCATCCAAAAGATTATCAGGAAAAATATAATTCGGCTTATTTGAGAGAGGCACAGTTTAAGGCTTCAAAGGAAATTCCTAATTCAGCAATGGCGGTTTTAATGGATGTTGGGGAAGAGAACAGTATTCACCCAATGGATAAAGAAAAAGGCGGGAATCGTCTGGCTTTTCAGGCTTTGGCAAGAACTTATGGAATTGAAGGTTTTGAATACGAAAGTCCGAAATATAAATCGATGGAAATAAAAGATGGCGCGGTAACCGTTTCTTTTGATGATGTTAATAACGGAATTACATCTTATGATAAAGAAGTAACTGGTTTTGAAATAGCAGGAGAAGACAAAGTTTTTTATCCAGCGAAAACGGCTGTAAGAAGAAAATCAGTGGTTTTGACTTCTGATAAAGTAAAAAATCCAGTGGCAGTTCGTTATTTATGGAAAGATTTCGCTAAAGCGGAATTGTTTAGTGGCGGAGGTTTGCCAGTTTCTTCGTTTAGAACAGACGAATGGTAA
- a CDS encoding pectate lyase family protein yields MIKKLVCSFALAMLLTANGQAQSVQNTDKQIVKVDFDFFQRRLEEVHDPSYDSWVINEGKEDQKTFNGVSFKLKGNFTSKWYKVGMSAPHYNKLGSDGLVTAENLELKISGLKAGKHTLLTFHNAFDVITGKTFSPIKIYVNGKLQETVNASQRANAKVDASMAYISFNAEKGKDVIVRFDIDPTSTPEIVKQIVINGFEIDTPNLMNQARTPQPKNRDEHVEVGKTLTLKWDAVKNVASHKIYFGEDKNAVENATEASKEFKGKLTEKSFTVSDLYSGTTYYWRVDEVDNNGEVTLGNVWSFKPAQLAFPGAEGYGRYAVGGRGGKVIEVTNLNDDGPGSLRDAINQEIGPRTIVFNVSGNIKLASRLVANQPYITIAGQTAPGEGITISRAPIGLTGNDGVIRFLKVRIGGGTTFDGMGLTGADYSIIDHCSISWTIDESFSSRGAHHITLQRTLISEALNVAGHDKYEAGKMHGYAATIGGDIGSFHHNLLSHNYGRNWSIGGGLSGDGFYTGRLDITNNVVYNWGKRTTDGGANEVNFVNNYYKPGASTGIFVALNAQHEGVGKGMQRYYFDGNVMPGYFDEKSQDKGRKSTVTNREKVEYETFVDKPFFPSYVNTQSAKGAYKNVLSDVGANQPFFDKHDNRIINETLKGTFTYKGSKSGLGGMIDNEQDAGGWPNFASETRPADWDTDHDGLPNWWEKAFGLNENSASGDFSDANSDTDKDGFTQLDNYLDWLAQPHYFINLKDKKVLNVADYFKGFENKPVYTFSEVKNGKANLKGKEIQFTASDKGFASFIVTVKDADGDSMSRTINFFVK; encoded by the coding sequence ATGATAAAGAAATTAGTGTGTTCTTTTGCATTGGCAATGCTTTTGACAGCAAACGGACAAGCACAATCAGTTCAAAATACTGATAAACAAATTGTAAAAGTTGACTTTGATTTTTTTCAAAGAAGGTTGGAAGAAGTTCATGATCCGAGTTATGATTCGTGGGTAATTAATGAAGGAAAAGAAGACCAGAAAACTTTTAATGGAGTAAGTTTTAAATTAAAAGGAAACTTTACTTCAAAATGGTATAAAGTAGGAATGAGTGCTCCACATTATAACAAATTAGGAAGCGACGGTTTGGTTACGGCTGAAAATCTAGAACTAAAAATCAGCGGACTGAAAGCTGGAAAACATACACTTTTGACTTTTCATAATGCTTTTGATGTAATTACGGGAAAAACTTTTTCTCCAATAAAAATATATGTAAACGGAAAACTTCAAGAAACGGTAAATGCAAGCCAAAGAGCCAATGCTAAAGTTGATGCTTCGATGGCGTATATTTCCTTTAATGCAGAAAAAGGAAAAGATGTAATTGTTCGTTTTGATATTGATCCGACTTCCACTCCTGAAATTGTAAAACAAATTGTAATCAACGGTTTTGAAATTGATACGCCAAATTTGATGAATCAGGCTCGTACTCCACAACCAAAAAATAGAGATGAACATGTTGAAGTGGGGAAAACTTTAACTTTAAAATGGGACGCTGTAAAAAATGTGGCTTCTCATAAAATATATTTTGGAGAAGATAAAAATGCGGTAGAAAATGCAACAGAAGCTTCAAAAGAATTTAAAGGAAAACTAACGGAGAAATCTTTTACAGTTTCTGATTTATACAGTGGAACAACTTACTATTGGAGAGTCGATGAAGTGGATAATAATGGCGAAGTGACTTTAGGAAACGTTTGGTCGTTTAAACCTGCACAATTGGCTTTTCCAGGTGCAGAAGGCTACGGTCGTTATGCTGTTGGTGGACGTGGCGGAAAAGTAATTGAAGTAACCAATTTAAATGATGACGGACCAGGAAGTTTACGTGATGCGATCAATCAGGAAATTGGACCAAGAACCATTGTTTTCAATGTCTCAGGAAATATAAAACTGGCATCAAGATTAGTAGCAAATCAGCCATATATTACTATTGCGGGACAAACAGCACCAGGCGAAGGAATTACGATTAGCAGAGCGCCAATTGGATTGACAGGAAATGATGGAGTAATTCGTTTTCTAAAAGTGAGAATCGGAGGCGGAACTACTTTTGACGGAATGGGATTAACAGGTGCAGATTATAGTATAATTGATCATTGTTCAATAAGCTGGACGATCGATGAATCGTTTAGTTCACGTGGTGCACATCATATTACTTTACAGAGAACTTTAATTTCGGAAGCGTTAAATGTGGCAGGACATGATAAATATGAAGCAGGTAAAATGCATGGTTATGCAGCTACAATTGGCGGCGATATAGGTAGTTTTCATCATAACTTATTATCTCATAATTACGGAAGAAACTGGAGTATTGGCGGAGGTCTAAGCGGAGATGGATTTTATACAGGAAGATTGGATATTACTAATAATGTGGTTTACAACTGGGGGAAAAGAACAACTGATGGTGGTGCAAACGAGGTAAATTTTGTCAATAATTATTATAAACCGGGTGCTTCAACTGGAATTTTTGTAGCCTTAAATGCACAGCATGAAGGCGTTGGAAAAGGAATGCAACGTTATTATTTTGATGGAAATGTTATGCCGGGTTATTTCGATGAGAAATCTCAAGATAAAGGCAGAAAATCGACTGTAACCAATAGAGAAAAAGTGGAATATGAAACTTTTGTAGATAAACCATTTTTTCCTTCTTATGTAAACACGCAATCAGCGAAAGGAGCGTATAAAAATGTACTTTCGGATGTAGGAGCAAATCAGCCGTTTTTTGATAAACACGATAACCGAATTATCAATGAAACTTTAAAAGGAACTTTTACTTACAAAGGAAGCAAAAGTGGTTTAGGCGGCATGATTGATAATGAACAAGATGCTGGAGGATGGCCAAATTTTGCTTCAGAAACTCGTCCAGCAGATTGGGACACCGATCATGATGGTTTGCCAAACTGGTGGGAAAAAGCTTTTGGTTTAAATGAAAACTCCGCTTCTGGAGATTTCTCAGATGCGAATTCAGATACTGATAAAGACGGATTTACGCAGTTAGACAATTATTTAGACTGGTTGGCTCAGCCTCATTATTTTATCAATTTAAAAGATAAAAAAGTTTTAAATGTAGCGGATTATTTCAAAGGTTTTGAAAATAAACCGGTTTATACTTTCTCCGAAGTAAAAAATGGAAAAGCCAATTTAAAAGGGAAAGAAATTCAGTTTACGGCTTCAGATAAAGGTTTCGCTTCTTTCATCGTTACTGTAAAAGATGCGGATGGAGATTCAATGAGTAGAACCATTAATTTCTTTGTAAAATAA